One Polaribacter sp. SA4-12 genomic window carries:
- a CDS encoding metallophosphoesterase yields MSSNKRISRAFKNAKRICFNADSKFVFFSDSHRGDNGFADDFARNRNMFKHALEHYYNNDFTYIELGDGDELWENRNFSRIFSANKHIYLWLKKFHKKNRLHFIWGNHDMKYKNPTAIRKNLHYYFDSVTNSKKELLIGASFSEAIVLEDENTGKGIFLLHGHQADWFNYVCWRFSSFLVKILWKPLQILGFSDPTSPAQNFKERIKVEHKLEKWIQENNNQMMITGHTHRPRFPGKSEIPFFNDGSCVHPRSITGIEIENNEICLIKWHIITQENGTMQIKRTLLEGPENLTHYMN; encoded by the coding sequence ATGTCATCTAATAAAAGAATATCTCGTGCTTTTAAAAATGCGAAAAGGATTTGTTTTAATGCAGATTCTAAATTCGTGTTTTTTAGCGATTCTCATAGAGGAGACAATGGTTTTGCTGATGATTTTGCTCGTAACAGAAACATGTTTAAACATGCTTTAGAGCATTATTACAACAATGACTTTACCTATATTGAGCTAGGTGATGGTGATGAACTTTGGGAAAACAGAAATTTTAGCAGAATTTTTAGTGCCAATAAACATATTTATTTGTGGCTTAAAAAGTTTCATAAAAAAAACCGATTGCACTTCATTTGGGGAAATCATGACATGAAATATAAAAATCCAACTGCAATTCGTAAGAACTTACACTATTATTTCGACTCTGTAACAAACTCGAAGAAAGAGCTACTAATAGGTGCATCCTTTTCTGAAGCAATTGTTTTAGAAGATGAAAATACAGGAAAAGGAATTTTTCTGTTACACGGGCATCAAGCAGATTGGTTTAATTATGTTTGTTGGCGATTTAGTAGTTTCTTGGTAAAAATATTATGGAAACCTTTACAAATATTAGGATTTTCTGACCCAACAAGTCCTGCTCAAAACTTTAAAGAACGTATAAAAGTTGAGCATAAATTAGAAAAATGGATTCAAGAAAATAATAATCAAATGATGATTACAGGTCATACACACAGACCACGTTTTCCTGGTAAAAGTGAAATTCCTTTTTTTAATGATGGAAGTTGTGTACATCCAAGATCTATTACAGGTATAGAAATTGAAAACAATGAAATTTGTTTAATAAAATGGCATATTATTACTCAAGAAAACGGAACTATGCAAATTAAAAGAACCCTTTTAGAAGGTCCAGAAAACTTAACACATTATATGAATTAA
- a CDS encoding peptidogalycan biosysnthesis protein produces the protein MICCTNTNTALFFSSIDEIPSQTWEDLGCTKNIYFHPNFLKSVEKNHPKIIFSYIVLVDKKNKPTAFASLKIIDFYLNSIKNDLEFLKDIGRKLHVFPDKKPLKLLICGNTFVTGEHGVFIKENQDKKAIIKELAESLNHFVNSDKKLKKQIDAFLLKDFAKESLFITDELKDFKYHTFSVEPNMQLQLHDSWQNFDNYLASMKTKFRVKAKKAFKQSVNIRIEEVTLKNIDQKLPEMTALYEKVALNAAFNLGTFNLETYRDLKEKFGDDYILKSYWLDDKIVGFISGIINKKSLDAHFVGIDYQLNREYAIYQRMLYDYIEIAISKNLKIINFGRTASEIKSSVGAIPQDLTMYLRHKKTITNKILKLFLQRVQPTPFQQKFPFKTIEIRHEKQ, from the coding sequence TTGATCTGTTGTACAAACACAAATACCGCATTATTTTTCTCTTCTATAGATGAAATTCCTTCTCAAACTTGGGAAGATTTAGGCTGCACAAAAAACATCTATTTTCATCCAAATTTTTTAAAATCCGTAGAAAAAAATCACCCTAAAATAATCTTTTCTTATATTGTTTTGGTTGATAAAAAGAATAAACCTACAGCTTTTGCAAGTTTAAAAATTATTGATTTTTATCTAAATTCAATTAAAAATGATTTAGAATTTTTAAAAGATATTGGTAGAAAACTACATGTATTTCCTGATAAAAAACCATTAAAACTATTAATCTGTGGCAACACTTTTGTGACCGGAGAACATGGCGTTTTTATAAAAGAAAATCAGGATAAAAAAGCGATCATAAAAGAACTCGCAGAAAGCCTTAATCATTTTGTAAATTCTGATAAAAAACTAAAAAAACAAATTGATGCTTTTTTACTGAAAGACTTTGCTAAAGAATCGTTATTTATTACAGATGAATTAAAAGATTTTAAATATCATACTTTTTCTGTAGAACCTAATATGCAGCTTCAATTACACGATAGTTGGCAAAATTTTGATAATTATTTAGCATCAATGAAAACGAAGTTTCGTGTAAAAGCAAAAAAAGCTTTTAAGCAAAGTGTAAACATTCGTATTGAAGAAGTTACTTTAAAAAACATTGACCAAAAGTTACCTGAAATGACAGCTTTGTATGAAAAAGTTGCTTTGAATGCAGCATTTAATTTAGGTACTTTTAATTTAGAAACATACAGAGATTTAAAAGAGAAATTTGGTGATGATTATATCTTAAAATCGTATTGGTTAGATGATAAAATCGTCGGTTTCATTTCTGGTATTATCAACAAAAAATCTTTAGACGCACACTTTGTAGGTATTGATTATCAGCTAAACAGAGAATATGCAATTTACCAGAGAATGTTGTATGATTACATTGAAATTGCCATCAGCAAAAATCTAAAAATCATTAATTTTGGTAGAACTGCTAGCGAAATAAAAAGTTCTGTTGGTGCAATTCCTCAAGATTTAACCATGTATCTTCGTCATAAGAAAACGATTACAAATAAAATTTTAAAGTTATTTTTACAACGAGTTCAACCAACTCCTTTTCAACAAAAATTTCCATTTAAAACTATAGAAATCAGGCATGAAAAACAGTAA
- a CDS encoding acyl-CoA thioesterase, whose translation MKNSKELIALLNLEDLGNHNFSGNSVTIGSPFVFGGQVLAQAVNAAYRTIPEDKILHSLHSYFLEAGDLTIPINFNVQEVRNGGSFSTRRVTASQNDKIIFILAASFHRKEDGFEHQVALEPGIKQPEELLSWDDMLEQFGDFLPKSMKYFLSIERPIEFKPVRIPNPLQPENLPPNEQVWFRLKGEKQEMTFRVKQEILTYISDYNVLNAAFNPNASKYNFGNTQTASLDHSMWFFRDFDFDDWMLFSAESPNAFGARGLSKGNIFTRDGQLIASFAQEGLLRPKKR comes from the coding sequence ATGAAAAACAGTAAAGAATTAATTGCTCTTTTAAATTTAGAAGATTTAGGAAACCATAATTTTAGTGGAAATAGTGTAACTATTGGAAGTCCATTTGTTTTTGGTGGACAAGTATTAGCACAAGCTGTAAATGCAGCTTATAGAACAATACCTGAAGATAAAATACTACACTCTTTACACTCTTATTTTTTAGAAGCAGGAGATTTAACGATTCCTATAAACTTCAATGTACAAGAAGTAAGAAATGGTGGTAGTTTTTCTACAAGAAGAGTTACTGCAAGTCAGAATGATAAAATAATTTTCATTTTAGCGGCTTCATTTCATAGAAAAGAAGATGGTTTTGAACACCAAGTAGCATTAGAACCAGGAATTAAACAACCAGAAGAATTGTTAAGTTGGGATGATATGCTTGAACAATTTGGTGATTTTTTACCAAAATCTATGAAGTACTTTTTAAGTATTGAAAGACCAATTGAGTTTAAACCTGTTAGAATTCCAAATCCATTACAACCAGAAAATTTACCTCCAAATGAACAAGTTTGGTTTCGTTTAAAAGGTGAAAAACAAGAAATGACTTTTAGAGTAAAACAAGAAATTCTAACCTATATTTCTGATTACAATGTGTTAAACGCAGCTTTTAATCCAAACGCGAGTAAATACAATTTTGGAAACACACAAACGGCAAGTTTAGATCATTCTATGTGGTTTTTTAGAGATTTCGATTTTGATGATTGGATGTTATTTTCTGCAGAATCTCCAAATGCTTTTGGAGCAAGAGGTTTATCTAAAGGAAATATTTTCACAAGAGACGGACAATTAATTGCCTCTTTTGCACAAGAAGGCTTGTTAAGACCGAAAAAGAGGTAA
- a CDS encoding SdpI family protein — protein MNPFTYILTTNGLLFLLSILFGKFPPKKINNWYGYRTHKTMLNQKIWDFANTVFTKNLIIYSGISFLGGLVLANFAATEFTWQPMALVFLSVVVCIIKTEKSLNENFTEEGKKKK, from the coding sequence ATGAATCCTTTTACCTATATTTTAACCACAAATGGTTTGCTTTTTTTATTAAGTATTCTTTTTGGGAAGTTTCCACCAAAGAAAATAAATAATTGGTATGGTTATAGAACTCACAAAACAATGCTGAATCAAAAAATATGGGATTTTGCAAACACAGTTTTCACAAAAAACTTAATAATTTATTCAGGTATTTCTTTTTTAGGTGGTTTAGTACTAGCCAATTTTGCAGCCACAGAATTTACTTGGCAACCAATGGCTTTAGTATTTCTTTCTGTAGTTGTATGTATTATAAAAACAGAAAAATCTTTGAATGAAAACTTTACTGAAGAAGGGAAAAAGAAGAAATAA
- a CDS encoding TonB-dependent receptor — MRNIIFIFFFLINGYAFSQKVKILDKKTGKIVRNVTVYNEALTINLSSDNNGFVDVSEFDENEKIIFSHISYALLKVNKSRLLKQKFIVNLTNQSEQLDEVVLSVFKKAEKTNRIAEQIAVVSARDIQKRSPQTSADLLATIPGIKVQKSQFGGGSPVIRGMESNRILLVVDGVRMNNAIYRKGHLQSSITVAPNMLDKTEVVFGPSSVVYGSDALGGVIHYYTKTPKLSEEKEVKSQLFSRFSSVNQETTTNVSAELSFSNWASFTSISYSDFGDLKTGSNRNHGFDDWGKVFYYSKNVNGNYGENPTKNSDPEILRNTGYNQTDVLQKFFVPLSENTDLKVNLQYSTSSDVPRFDRLTELSDETDVSDLKFAEWYYGPQDRLLISSQLLINPNKNWLEKGTVTVAYQNIGESRIQRKFGSLDRSYREETVNVFSVNGDFSISLTEDKKRAISYGFEFAYNDVASNSYGKTLNIVNGEIDGFSDDFKVQSRYPDGGSNYMSSAVYIDYRQDVSPKSTLNSGIRFTNTNLNATWIDETFIVLPDNDINANYSAVTATIGYVYRPNKDWQLNSVISSGFRSPNIDDVGRVREKSGNVTVPNIDVKPEFAYNAEVGVQKYFNDKKFRLGATFFYTLLDSYIIRDEFTINGSNQIEFDGELGNVVANQNRGNAYITGYTANYLGKISNTWNTSGFITYTKGRTYDTEEPMSSIPPLFGQFGLNYKKNKIELGADLRFNSKKDIEDFNFREGIDNHDLTPIVDANATSDVDKYYGTPNWMTFGVNGSYLLNDKFSVQARLSNLFDEHYIEFASGVSAPGRNLSVSFVANF, encoded by the coding sequence ATGAGAAATATAATTTTCATATTCTTTTTTTTAATAAATGGTTATGCTTTTTCCCAAAAAGTAAAGATTTTAGATAAAAAAACAGGTAAAATTGTTAGAAACGTAACTGTTTATAATGAAGCTTTGACGATTAATTTATCTTCTGATAATAACGGTTTTGTAGATGTTTCTGAATTTGATGAGAATGAAAAAATCATTTTTTCACATATTTCATATGCTTTATTAAAAGTTAATAAATCGAGATTATTAAAGCAGAAATTCATTGTTAATTTAACCAATCAATCAGAGCAATTAGATGAGGTTGTTTTATCTGTTTTTAAGAAAGCAGAAAAAACAAATAGAATTGCAGAACAAATTGCTGTTGTTTCAGCAAGAGATATTCAAAAAAGATCACCTCAAACTTCTGCTGATTTATTAGCTACAATACCTGGTATTAAAGTACAGAAATCTCAATTTGGAGGAGGAAGTCCTGTGATTCGTGGAATGGAATCTAACCGTATTTTATTGGTGGTTGATGGTGTTAGAATGAATAACGCTATTTATCGAAAAGGACATTTACAGAGTTCTATAACTGTGGCGCCAAATATGTTAGATAAAACGGAGGTTGTTTTTGGACCATCATCTGTAGTTTACGGCTCTGATGCTTTAGGAGGTGTAATTCATTATTATACAAAAACTCCAAAGCTGTCTGAAGAAAAAGAAGTGAAAAGCCAGTTGTTTTCTCGCTTTTCATCAGTGAATCAAGAAACTACTACAAATGTTTCTGCGGAATTAAGTTTTAGTAATTGGGCTTCTTTTACAAGTATTTCTTATAGCGATTTTGGTGATTTAAAAACCGGTTCTAATCGTAATCATGGTTTTGATGATTGGGGTAAAGTATTCTATTATTCAAAAAATGTAAACGGAAACTATGGTGAAAATCCAACTAAAAATTCTGATCCAGAAATATTAAGAAATACAGGCTATAATCAAACAGATGTATTGCAAAAATTCTTTGTTCCATTATCAGAAAATACAGATTTAAAAGTTAATTTACAATATTCAACATCTTCAGATGTACCAAGATTTGATAGATTAACAGAGTTAAGTGATGAAACAGATGTTTCTGATTTAAAATTTGCTGAATGGTATTATGGACCTCAAGATAGATTATTAATTTCTTCACAATTATTGATAAATCCAAATAAAAACTGGCTTGAAAAAGGTACAGTTACAGTTGCATATCAAAATATTGGCGAAAGTAGAATTCAACGGAAATTCGGAAGTTTAGATCGTTCTTATAGAGAAGAAACGGTGAATGTTTTTAGTGTAAATGGAGATTTTTCTATATCATTAACAGAAGATAAAAAAAGAGCAATTTCTTATGGTTTTGAGTTTGCATATAATGATGTAGCTTCTAATTCTTATGGAAAAACTTTAAATATTGTTAATGGAGAAATCGATGGGTTTTCAGATGATTTTAAAGTACAATCTCGTTATCCAGATGGTGGTAGTAATTATATGAGTTCTGCTGTTTATATAGATTATAGACAAGATGTTAGTCCTAAGTCAACATTAAATTCAGGTATTCGTTTTACCAACACAAATTTAAATGCAACTTGGATTGATGAAACTTTTATTGTTTTACCAGACAATGATATTAATGCCAATTACTCTGCAGTAACAGCTACAATTGGTTATGTTTATAGGCCAAATAAAGATTGGCAATTAAATAGTGTTATTTCTTCTGGTTTTAGATCACCAAATATAGATGATGTTGGTCGTGTTCGTGAAAAAAGTGGCAATGTTACAGTACCAAATATTGATGTAAAACCTGAGTTTGCTTACAACGCAGAAGTAGGTGTTCAGAAGTATTTTAATGATAAGAAGTTTCGTTTAGGAGCTACCTTTTTCTACACCTTGTTAGATAGTTATATTATTAGAGATGAGTTTACCATAAATGGAAGTAATCAAATTGAATTTGATGGAGAGTTAGGTAATGTTGTTGCTAATCAAAATAGAGGAAATGCATACATTACAGGTTATACTGCAAATTATTTAGGTAAAATTTCTAATACTTGGAATACTTCTGGTTTTATAACGTATACAAAGGGAAGAACGTATGATACTGAAGAACCGATGTCTTCTATTCCGCCTTTATTTGGGCAATTTGGATTAAACTACAAGAAAAATAAAATTGAATTAGGAGCTGATTTAAGATTCAATAGTAAAAAAGATATTGAAGATTTTAACTTTAGAGAAGGTATCGATAATCATGATCTAACGCCCATTGTAGATGCAAATGCAACTAGTGATGTAGATAAATACTATGGTACACCAAATTGGATGACATTTGGTGTAAATGGTAGTTATCTTTTAAATGATAAATTCTCTGTTCAGGCAAGATTAAGTAATTTGTTTGATGAACATTATATAGAATTTGCATCAGGAGTGTCTGCTCCAGGAAGAAATTTATCAGTTTCTTTTGTTGCTAATTTTTAA
- the recO gene encoding DNA repair protein RecO, whose amino-acid sequence MAVVTTKAIVLSSLKYSDSSLIVKCYTQEEGLKSYLIRGILKAKKGGLKVAYFQPLTQLNIVASHNNKGTLNSIKEVQISNPYKTVYKDIIKQSVVMFLSEVLSYSIKEEEENSQLFDYLETGLIWLDLHDKIANFHLLFLLNLTRFLGFYPDLSEKDKLGFDLVEGNFTDVTSQKNIIYGNNYYQFKKLLGINFDSIENVSFNKHERQVVLKIIIRYFELHLDGFKKPKSLQILETVFS is encoded by the coding sequence ATGGCAGTAGTTACAACCAAAGCCATTGTATTAAGTTCTCTTAAATATAGTGATTCTAGTTTAATTGTAAAATGTTACACACAAGAAGAAGGTTTAAAATCATACTTAATTAGAGGTATTCTTAAAGCAAAAAAAGGAGGATTAAAAGTTGCTTACTTTCAACCATTAACGCAACTTAATATTGTTGCAAGTCATAATAATAAAGGTACTTTAAACTCAATAAAAGAAGTACAGATTTCTAATCCATACAAAACTGTTTATAAAGATATCATAAAGCAATCTGTTGTAATGTTTTTGTCTGAAGTTTTATCTTATTCTATTAAAGAGGAAGAAGAAAATTCTCAGCTTTTTGATTATTTAGAAACAGGACTTATTTGGTTAGATTTACACGATAAGATTGCAAATTTTCACTTATTATTTTTATTGAATTTAACTCGTTTTCTAGGTTTTTATCCAGATTTATCAGAAAAAGACAAACTTGGATTCGATTTAGTAGAAGGGAATTTTACAGATGTAACTTCTCAGAAAAATATTATATATGGAAACAATTATTATCAATTTAAAAAGCTGTTAGGCATAAATTTTGATAGTATAGAAAACGTGTCCTTTAATAAACACGAAAGACAGGTAGTCTTAAAAATAATAATTAGATATTTTGAACTACATTTGGACGGGTTTAAAAAACCGAAATCGTTGCAAATTTTAGAAACAGTTTTTAGTTGA